One Pieris napi chromosome 13, ilPieNapi1.2, whole genome shotgun sequence genomic window carries:
- the LOC125055055 gene encoding homeobox protein PKNOX2-like isoform X2: protein MQGGAPASDAEQAQFEADKRAVYKHPLFPLLALLLERCEQATAGAEAPAADAFGADLQAFVQHQRRDRRPFLVDDPEIDGLMIKSIQVLRIHLLELEKVQELCRDFCGRYIACLKTKMQSENLLRTDYSGGGVESNNNLSGTIDDHSSTSNSPQYQSPPAAPLPAPVYPVYPPPHTELPFPPHRDPPSLVVQGSTPISQIGAGLISNDSFTGANSNNSCSSVSGSPPPEEEGEEGGKRGVLPRHATQVMRAWLFQHLVHPYPTEEEKRTLAAQTRLTLLQVNNWFINARRRILQPMLDCSDKPGGKKSKNGSSISKRYWPDALTNPQFTAGLLSSSEDEEQEGDQSGDEQEPVNEQTNEHYSPLQQTMH, encoded by the exons ATGCAGGGCGGCGCGCCTGCTTCTGACGCTGAGCAAGCGCAGTTCGAGGCTGATAAGCGCGCTGTCTACAA GCATCCACTATTCCCCCTCCTAGCTCTATTACTAGAGAGATGTGAGCAGGCCACTGCGGGGGCAGAGGCCCCAGCGGCTGACGCTTTTGGAGCTGATCTGCAGGCCTTCGTTCAGCATCAGAGGAGGGATAGGCGGCCTTTCCTCGTCGATGACCCTGAGATCGACGGGCTTATGATTAAGAGCATACag GTGTTAAGGATTCACCTGCTAGAGCTGGAAAAGGTGCAAGAGTTATGTCGAGACTTCTGCGGACGGTACATCGCTTGCCTCAAAACCAAGATGCAGAGTGAAAATCTCCTGCGTACCGATTATTCTGGAG GTGGCGTGGAgagcaataataatttatccgGTACAATTGATGATCACTCGAGTACATCGAATTCACCACAGTATCAG TCTCCCCCCGCCGCGCCGTTACCAGCCCCAGTGTATCCAGTTTACCCTCCCCCCCACACGGAGTTACCGTTCCCCCCTCATAGGGATCCAC CGTCTTTAGTAGTCCAAGGTTCGACGCCAATAAGTCAAATCGGCGCCGGATTGATCTCAAATGATTCATTTACAG GTGCGAACTCAAACAACTCGTGCTCGTCCGTGTCGGGCTCTCCCCCACCCGAGGAGGAGGGGGAGGAAGGTGGCAAGAGGGGGGTGCTCCCCAGGCACGCCACGCAGGTTATGCGCGCTTGGCTGTTTCAACACCTTGTG caTCCGTACCCAACTGAAGAGGAGAAACGCACGTTGGCCGCCCAAACGCGGCTGACCTTGTTACAAGTTAACAATTGGTTCATTAACGCGCGACGACGTATACTCCAACCTATGTTGGACTGTTCTGATAAACCAG GTGGTAAAAAGAGCAAAAACGGCTCGTCGATAAGCAAAAGGTATTGGCCAGATGCGCTCACAAATCCACAGTTCACTGCTG GTCTCCTTTCATCATCAGAGGATGAAGAGCAGGAAGGTGATCAGTCTGGTGATGAACAGGAGCCGGTGAACGAACAGACTAATGAACATTATTCGCCATTACAGCAGACAATGCACTAA
- the LOC125055055 gene encoding homeobox protein PKNOX2-like isoform X1 — MIGPSSRGSASRCGGVDNSSGMQGGAPASDAEQAQFEADKRAVYKHPLFPLLALLLERCEQATAGAEAPAADAFGADLQAFVQHQRRDRRPFLVDDPEIDGLMIKSIQVLRIHLLELEKVQELCRDFCGRYIACLKTKMQSENLLRTDYSGGGVESNNNLSGTIDDHSSTSNSPQYQSPPAAPLPAPVYPVYPPPHTELPFPPHRDPPSLVVQGSTPISQIGAGLISNDSFTGANSNNSCSSVSGSPPPEEEGEEGGKRGVLPRHATQVMRAWLFQHLVHPYPTEEEKRTLAAQTRLTLLQVNNWFINARRRILQPMLDCSDKPGGKKSKNGSSISKRYWPDALTNPQFTAGLLSSSEDEEQEGDQSGDEQEPVNEQTNEHYSPLQQTMH, encoded by the exons ATGATCGGGCCATCGAGTAGGGGATCGGCTTCGAG atGCGGTGGCGTGGATAATTCATCAGGGATGCAGGGCGGCGCGCCTGCTTCTGACGCTGAGCAAGCGCAGTTCGAGGCTGATAAGCGCGCTGTCTACAA GCATCCACTATTCCCCCTCCTAGCTCTATTACTAGAGAGATGTGAGCAGGCCACTGCGGGGGCAGAGGCCCCAGCGGCTGACGCTTTTGGAGCTGATCTGCAGGCCTTCGTTCAGCATCAGAGGAGGGATAGGCGGCCTTTCCTCGTCGATGACCCTGAGATCGACGGGCTTATGATTAAGAGCATACag GTGTTAAGGATTCACCTGCTAGAGCTGGAAAAGGTGCAAGAGTTATGTCGAGACTTCTGCGGACGGTACATCGCTTGCCTCAAAACCAAGATGCAGAGTGAAAATCTCCTGCGTACCGATTATTCTGGAG GTGGCGTGGAgagcaataataatttatccgGTACAATTGATGATCACTCGAGTACATCGAATTCACCACAGTATCAG TCTCCCCCCGCCGCGCCGTTACCAGCCCCAGTGTATCCAGTTTACCCTCCCCCCCACACGGAGTTACCGTTCCCCCCTCATAGGGATCCAC CGTCTTTAGTAGTCCAAGGTTCGACGCCAATAAGTCAAATCGGCGCCGGATTGATCTCAAATGATTCATTTACAG GTGCGAACTCAAACAACTCGTGCTCGTCCGTGTCGGGCTCTCCCCCACCCGAGGAGGAGGGGGAGGAAGGTGGCAAGAGGGGGGTGCTCCCCAGGCACGCCACGCAGGTTATGCGCGCTTGGCTGTTTCAACACCTTGTG caTCCGTACCCAACTGAAGAGGAGAAACGCACGTTGGCCGCCCAAACGCGGCTGACCTTGTTACAAGTTAACAATTGGTTCATTAACGCGCGACGACGTATACTCCAACCTATGTTGGACTGTTCTGATAAACCAG GTGGTAAAAAGAGCAAAAACGGCTCGTCGATAAGCAAAAGGTATTGGCCAGATGCGCTCACAAATCCACAGTTCACTGCTG GTCTCCTTTCATCATCAGAGGATGAAGAGCAGGAAGGTGATCAGTCTGGTGATGAACAGGAGCCGGTGAACGAACAGACTAATGAACATTATTCGCCATTACAGCAGACAATGCACTAA